From the Manihot esculenta cultivar AM560-2 chromosome 14, M.esculenta_v8, whole genome shotgun sequence genome, the window GCTGAGGAAGGGGACAATCTTcaacatttttataattattatttcatgCTTTGCCACATTTGCCCCTCATGCCCAAGATTTATAAGTGATTTAACATGTGAAAAGAAAGTAATTAAATAGGAGATCATTATTGAGCATAAGGTAAAATAATGAAAAGtaagaatttcattaaaaaggaGATGAAGCACTAAATGGAAAGATTGCTCAGGCACCTGAAGGCCACTGTATACAGAATCTTGTCTTTCCTTCCCAGGCAGTGCAAATTTGAGGTCTACACTGATATTTTCTTTGGTATCTGAATAGAccataaattagtttaaatttccTAGATTAAAAAGATTTAAGAAAATCAGAGCAGATAGCATGTCATGTAAAGGAAGCCAGTCACATAAGCACACTCATACACCAAGGCATGTATGCATACATGCCTGCACATATGCAGATGCACTCACACAAcagggaaaaaaaagaaaaaatagaaaagcaaGCAAGAAAGAAAGATCTGGAACCTTCAAAAATGTCTTGGTAGGATGGATCACATACTACAACAATTTCTTTCACTTCAATCAATTTTGAGAATGTGTAGAAACTGCAAATAGTAAAATGGAATTACTTTCAGAAGCAATCATACTGTTGTTGAAGTTAGATTTAAAAAAGGCCATCTCTGGGATAATCTTTGCACCAAAAACTACAGATGTGAACCATGTCAAACTGTCTTAGAGGGAATACTATTGTAGGAAACTATTATTATCTATCCATACATGGAAACCAAAGTTGATAGTCCAACAGAGAGAACTCCAAGATCATAACTAACGGCTCATAGCAACAACATGGCGCgtgaaaaaaatctaaatagcTCAGTGTTTCAAATGAAAATAACCATCAGGTTGCATTCAATTATTCACGTTCTGATAGAATAATATCTGAGTTTTCTAATGAAACTTATTATCTTCCAAGAGACCTCATAAATCTATGTATCTCATTCTTTTTCAAGTTTAACATCATAATTTTTCCCGAACTTTATGTTAATCAGTTTCCACAAGTCCTTTAGAATGATTCCAAGCTTTCCCAATGATGGTATATTTAGATATACGTTTTTGCCATACCTGTATAAAGCAATTGGCTGGCCTAGCAGGGGTAGATATTGCTTTGGCATGCTTGCCTATTGCAAAAAGATAACAGAACGGTCATCTGGAAGATGAAAATAAGTAACTATGGATAATAAAAAGAGTTGCAATTTGTAATATAAAGGAAAATACATTCTTGTAGTATACTCAAAACGATTGTAAATATGATCAGATAATAACAGAAACCTACAATAAACACAAGAACAAAATACTGTCCTGGTTTTTTTTTTGGAAGCTATTGGTGTACCGTGTATACACAGCACAGATTGATTTCTCCCCTCTTCCCTCTCtagctttttcctttttctccaATTCTCTTTCTCTCAAAGACTGCTTGCTGCTGCGAAGCAAGTTCCTATTGCAGCAAATAACAACTATCAAATTCAAGTATTCAACCTTTTCCTCACTCTTAATCTAAACTCATCCATCATTATTCCAACATAAACTCAATTTCTAAAAGTGTTTCTAGTTCCTCCTCCAATAGTCAAAATCAGTCATATAAATCCTAGATTTAAATGCTGGCCCAATAAATCCTGTGATTGGATCCAATTCTCCAGCCACCAAATAACCACTTTTTTAAAACCTCAAATATCCATAAAAATAACACCAAATTACGAGTCCGCAAGCTTTTTCTTCTCTAAATCTGAACCCCCAACATATAAGCAACAATATGCAGATTCATCATGCAAGTTCCATAACGCCACTGCATTAACTTTAGAGTGCCCATCAGAATTGAATTATTCCATTTGGCTTTTACATAACCGTTCTATGAATTATTCCATTCCATGGTGCAACAAGCGAGTACAGCTTAAACAGACAAAAGGGAGATTGAATGGAATATATTTTGCTAAAATGCCATAGCATGAAACAAGAATTAAAGCCTGATAAGAAAGAACATACACCCATTCTTTTGCCCTTCCCTCCAGCCAACAGAATCACCGAAACACTCTTCTCTTTCACAGCTGCAGAGCCCTGAACACCAACACTATGGACTGTAAACAACTATACTCAATTAATGCACAGATACAGATAAGAGGTAAATCACATTACTGCTGTTTACATAAACAGAATCTAACTTGACTAGTATTTGCATTTTCAATCTTAGCAGAGCACTTGATACTGGTAGTAGCAATTCTGGGCAGCTTTTGGGTCCAAGAGATTTTGTGGCCTGACaaacaaaacaaagcaaaacccAGTTCAAAAATCAAGAACTCTGATTAATCACGTAgtataacaaaaaataaaaaggggagGTATTGGCTTGCCTGAGGATTTAGAATAAGAAAGCAATTGAAAAGAATTGGGGGAAATTTGGTGATTGTAGCATGGAAACAGTGGATTAGAAGATttgaaagaagcagaagaagagagagttgcaAGGTTCATGTGAAGAAGATGATGACTCATCTCTATCTCTCACACTTCTTCTCTGTTCCTTCCTTTCTTTTGCTCTATTGGACAATTGAGTGCAGACAATGAGACGAAATTCTAGCCGAGCCTCGTGTCCAAGTAGTATATAATCCGGTTCCCGAAACCgctcatatatttatatttata encodes:
- the LOC110600407 gene encoding 2-C-methyl-D-erythritol 4-phosphate cytidylyltransferase, chloroplastic isoform X1 yields the protein MSHHLLHMNLATLSSSASFKSSNPLFPCYNHQISPNSFQLLSYSKSSGHKISWTQKLPRIATTSIKCSAKIENANTSQGSAAVKEKSVSVILLAGGKGKRMGASMPKQYLPLLGQPIALYSFYTFSKLIEVKEIVVVCDPSYQDIFEDTKENISVDLKFALPGKERQDSVYSGLQEVDLNSELVCVHDSARPLVTSADVKKVLEDGWINGAAVLGVPAKATIKEANSESFVVRTLDRKTLWEMQTPQVIKPDLLKKGFELVNRDGLEVTDDVSIVEHLKHPVYITEGSYTNIKVTTPDDLLLAERILNLNSEESSKEYLAVIFYKAHLQKQIKEQGS